In Hermetia illucens chromosome 5, iHerIll2.2.curated.20191125, whole genome shotgun sequence, a single window of DNA contains:
- the LOC119656746 gene encoding uncharacterized protein LOC119656746 yields MALAMPKVKSSGDFKTLISRFTIPIELLDDIIYCQRSLRLYMRVHQILAGRSEKLKTKQVEEIESDISDIGREQNALIARLRSTLELYYISIRSDSVEIDREMGNAYVSRILSQYIESGSTIVTPRLVKKRMNEFQLLSHYSLHDTKRKSDGKVENCKSASTVASLKQESLLKPKSERFAQQKANPNTYPYVKSEVKIENDASLSAASLNNSRMNLLQALNKAKNQSLYPTKSPLSPSETIDNKETIEISSSQSSSSDDTSDIALMSPLYSEDEAEMSQEFFLRKFGLYTIEYSDYLTQKRSQRRRRNVQSNEKSDYHYGKLDMFERMSKRKKTYLHSPPAPRPAKRRRKNKDSDGTASKSSTTDRSSSSSPDQKFTCCECNKTDNLRKCNSCTNWYHIKCHKNAPKLTAKKICLLCFVKLKEAKALKETKSVKDIKEGNGGKGTNDVADLGVAPLDG; encoded by the exons ATGGCACTTGCAATGCCCAAAGTAAAAAGTAGTGGCGATTTTAAGACTTTGATTTCGCGGTTTACAATTCCGATAGAGCTGTTAGATGATATAATCTATTGTCAGCGTTCTTTGCGGCTTTATATGCGAGTCCACCAG ATCCTTGCCGGCCGTTCGGAGAAATTGAAG ACAAAGCAAGTTGAGGAAATCGAGTCTGATATTTCGGATATTGGTCGCGAACAGAACGCATTGATTGCACGTTTGCGTAGCACGCTTGAGCTATACTACATCTCAATAAGAAGTGACAGCGTCGAGATCGATCGTGAAATGGGCAATGCATACGTTTCCCGGATCCTGTCACAATATATCGAAAGTGGAAGTACTATCGTTACTCCTAGACTGGTCAAAAAGAGGATGAATGAGTTCCAACTCTTGAGTCACTACAGCCTGCATGATACCAAACGCAAGTCGGATGGTAAAGTGGAGAACTGCAAATCGGCATCAACCGTGGCCAGTCTCAAGCAAGAATCTCTGTTGAAGCCTAAATCGGAACGCTTTGCTCAACAGAAAGCCAACCCTAACACATATCCTTACGTGAAATCTGAGGTGAAAATAGAGAATGATGCAAGTTTATCAGCAGCCTCACTTAACAATAGTCGAATGAATTTGTTGCAAGCGTTGAACAAGGCGAAGAATCAAAGCTTATATCCCACCAAGTCACCGTTATCGCCATCCGAAACAATTGATAACAAGGAAACTATTGAGATCTCTTCGTCGCAGTCATCCAGTTCAGATGATACGTCCGATATAGCATTGATGTCACCTTTGTATAGTGAGGATGAAGCGGAAATGAGTCAAGAATTTTTCCTGCGTAAATTTGGATTGTACACAATCGAGTACAGTGACTACCTAACACAGAAGCGATCACAACGTCGCCGCCGCAATGTTCAAAGCAACGAAAAAAGTGACTACCACTATGGAAAATTAGATATGTTTGAG AGAATGAGCAAACGTAAGAAAACATACTTGCACTCGCCCCCTGCACCCCGACCTGCTAAGCGGAGGAGAAAGAACAAGGACAGTGACGGAACTGCATCAAAGTCAAGTACTACAGACCGCTCGTCATCGTCATCACCTGATCAGAAGTTTACCTGCTGTGAATGCAACAAAACTG ATAACTTGCGTAAATGCAACTCTTGTACAAATTGGTACCACATCAAATGCCATAAAAATGCTCCGAAACTCACAGCAAAGAAAATCTGTCTACTTTGCTTTGTTAAACTTAAAGAAGCGAAAGCCTTGAAAGAGACAAAAAGCGTAAAAGATATTAAGGAGGGCAATGGTGGTAAAGGTACTAACGATGTAGCTGATTTAGGAGTAGCGCCGCTTGACGGTTAA